The DNA window TTTATTCAAACGGAAAATTGGCGTTAAATCGACACCCCCATCTCCATACTTTGTATAAAATCCAGTGACTGCTTCTGCAGCATGGTCTGTCCCAAGGACAACTCCATTATGCATTGCAGCAATGGAATACTGGGCCTTCATGCGCTCTCTTGCTTTCTCATTGCCTTTTGCAAAATCTGATAGCGTAATACCCGCTTCGGCTAGTGCACGAGCACTTGCATCCACCGATTCTTTAATGTTAATTGTTACGCGTTGGGAAGGGTTAATAAAATGAAGCGCATCTTGACGTTCTGCTTCATCAAATTGCACGCCATACGGCAAACTTACTGCTATAAACACATACTGTTCTTCGCCAATTTCCTTATTTAATTCGTCTACTGTCAGTTGAGCAAGTTTTCCAACTAATGTAGAATCTTGCCCTCCGGAAATGCCTAAAACTAAACTTTTCAAGAATGGATGCTTCTTTAAATATGCTTTCATAAAATCGATACTTAAACGAATTTCTTCTTCTACAACAATAATTGGCTTTACTTTTAGCGTCTCTATAATCTCTCGTTGCTTTGATGACATCTTTAACGACCTCCATTTTGAGCAATGAAATAATGTTCCATTTCCTTCACTTCTTGAATATTACGCATTTTATTATCCCAACATTTTTGACTTAAATCGACTGGATATTCTTCTGGGTTAAGGGATCGTTTATATTCATCCCATAGTAATTCTAAATTATCATGCGCATATTGACGAATGTCTGGTAAATCAGGATTTTCATAAATAACTTGTCCACCCTCAATTACTTTTACATGTAAATCTTTCGCTTCGAAATTGGTTACAAATTTTGATACGAATGTATGGACCGGATGGAACATTTTTAAGCGTTCCTCATGCGTAGGGTCTTCATCGTGCATTGTAATATAGTCGCCCTCTGCCTTTCCATTTTCTTTATCAATGATACGGTACAGTTTTTTCTGACCAGGCGTTGTTACTTTTTCGGTTGTAGAAGAAATTTTGATCGTATCTTCCATTATTCCTGCTTCATTTTCAATAGAAACTATTTTATAAACAGCTCCAAGTGCAGGCTGATCATACCCTGTAATTAGTTTCGTTCCAATACCCCAGCTATCTACCTTGGCACCTTGAGCTTTCAAGTTTAGAATTGTGTATTCATCTAAGTCATTAGATACGATAATTTTCGCATCTGTAAAACCAGCTTCATCTAACATTTTTCTAGCTTCTTTTGAAAGAAATGAAATATCCCCTGAATCTAGGCGAATCCCGATAAAGTTAATCGTGTCACCAAGCTCCTTCGCAACCTTAATAGCAGTTGGAACACCTGTTTTTAAGGTGTTATATGTATCCACTAAAAAGACGCAATCTTTATGACGTTTAGCATACGAATGGAAAGCATCATATTCATTTTTATATGCTTGTACTAAAGAATGGGCATGTGTTCCGGAGACGGGGATGCCAAACAACTTTCCTGCACGAACATTACTCGATGCTTCAATCCCACCGATATAGGCAGCACGTGTACCCCAAATAGCTGCATCCATTTCTTGCGCACGTCTAGAACCAAACTCCATAGCAACTTCGTCTTTCACTACTTGTTTTATACGAGAACCTTTTGTTGCAATTAAGGTTTGGTAATTTACGATATTTAATAATGCAGTTTCAACTAATTGAGCTTCTGCTAATGTAGATTCAATACGCATAATGGCCTCATTTGGAAAAACTAGTTCCCCTTCCACCATTGAGTACACATCACCAGTAAAACGTACTGTCTTCAAGTAAGCGATAAAATCCTCTCGATAACCAAGCTCGTTTTGTAAATAATCTAGATCACTTTCTGTAAAATGAAAATCTCGTAAATAATCTAGACATCTCTCCAACCCTGCAAAAATTCCGTACCCATTTCCAAATGGAAGCTTCCGGAAAAATAATTCAAACACAGCTTTTCGTTCATGCATATTATCAGCCCAATAAGCTTCGACCATATTTATTTGATATAAATCAGTATGTAATGCTAAACCGTCGTCTGGATAAATTTTTTTCATAAAGATAAGATCCCCTTCTCCATAACAATTGAACTAAGTATACACTATTTCGACATATTCTTGGACTAATAACACACAAGAAAACCAGCCACCGAAATGATGGCTGGTTCTCGTCAATTAAATCATTATTTACCCATTGGAGATATATCACTGTCACAATATATTCTGCAACTACTTCAATCTCATTACAATAAATTTTAATTCGAATTCAAAATAAATGAATCAATTTCATTATTCCAATTTACATGAAAAAGCACGCACAATACTAAAGGAAACTAAAGAAATATATATTTTACACGGAATAAAGTATAGTTGATTTCCGCTATAGGCGGACGCTTTCCGCGGGGTGAGCGATAAGCCATCACCGCAACTCACGCGTCGTTTGTGATGACTTATCTGCTTCACTCATCCCGCTGGAGTCGCCGCCCGCCGCTTCAATCAACGAAGTGATAAATGTTCGTATTTTAATGACAACGTACTATTTATGAAAATAAACTCAAATGTTTCCGCTTTCAAATCTATTAAGATAGAAATTTACTTATAGTTTTTAATCAGCATCGCTACAAATCTTTTCTGATACTAGGTTTATGCAAGAATCTAGACGTAAAAACACTTGTAAACATTTATCCTCAAATAGAGGTTTTTATAACAAAAAAACTGTCTAAGACCTCTTACTCTTAGACAGTTTTACTATCGTACTATTTTATTTACCTTGCGGAGAGATTACGGTTACTACATAGTCCGCAACCGCTTCCATCTCTTCAGGAGTTAAAGTATCTTTAAACGATGGCATGGTAGATTTTCCATTTGTAATGCGTTCTAATACATCCTCTTTACTTTCTGCAATTTTACTGTTTTGTAAGTTTGGTCCATTGTGTCCATTTGCACCTTGATCGCCATGACAAGCGATACAGCTGTTGTTAAATATTTCAAGACCAACAGCCGCACTACTTACTGTTTCGCCTTCTGTAGCTTTCTCTTCAGTAAGCTCATTAACTTTGCTTTTAGCTGAACCGTCGATTACTTTCCCCTCTGGTAAAGTTCCGCCTAATTTAAATGTATATACCTTATCTCCATGCTTACTACCTGCAAGTGCATTTCCTGCCGCATAAATCGAAATATATTGTTCTCCATCTATTTCATATGTTATGGATGGTGCATTTGCCCCTGCATCCATCATATATTCCCACACTTGATCACCCGTTTTTGCATCGAATGCAATGAGACGACCATCATTATGACCTACAAATACAAGATTTCCAGCAGTTGTTAACACACCACTATAAGCTAGAGCATCCCATTTTTGTTGCCATGCTATTTTATTTGTTTTTACATCTATTGCAGTAACTGTCCCTCTAGTTGGCGAATTTAAAACTGGGCCAAAAATACTTCCCAAATAAGCGTCACCCTCTGAAAACTCCGTTAATTCATTTCTTTCAAATGACATGTAGTGATCATTACCTAGTACATAATAATACTCAGTATCAGGATTGTATGCGGAAGGTGGCCAGTTTGCCCCCCCAAATGGTCCAGGTTTAAGTGTGATCGGCACATCCCAAAACGGAGTAAAGATACTTCCAACTTCTCCTGTAAATTCAGGCCCTAAATCATTTGCAATATCTTCTTCCGTTATAGTTTGGGGAACAAAGGAATCCCCAACTGGGAACGGTTGAGTTGCAGCTGTTTTTTGTCGTTCCTCTTGCGGCACTGGTTTTTCTTCAATTCCTACTAACGGTGTTCCATCCGTACGGTCTAACAAATAAACCCAACCAGTTTTACCCGCTTGCCCAAGACCTTTACGCATCTTTCCGTCCATCTCTACATCATATAAAATAACGGGGTTGGTAGGATCCATATCCCAAATATCATGATGCACTTCTTGAAAATGCCACACATAATCTCCGTTCTCTGCATTTACTGCCACTACAGAGTTTGCATAAAGATTATCTCCTTCACGATTACTACCGTCTAAGTCAGGAGCAGTATTTCCTGTTGCAAAATAAATGTAACCAAGCTCTGGATCTACCGCTGGCGTATTCCAAACTGGTCCCCCTCCAGTTAACCATGCATCGTTATCGGAAGGCCAAGTATCTCCATCAACATCGCCTGGTCCTGGTATTGTATAGAAACGCCAAACCTCAAAGCCTAAATCAGAGTCATAAGCCATTACGCGACCTCGAATACCATATTCCCCACCAGATACACCGGTATAAACTTTACCGTTATAGTAAAGTGGGGCACTTGTCACTGTATATCCTTCTTCCCATTCTGCTACTTTTGTTTCCCATAATAATTCACCGGTTTTTTGATCAAGTGCGATTAAACGAGCATCTAATAATCCTGCATATACTTTTCCATCCCCAACTGCAACTCCACGAGTTGTCCATCCACAACATACTGTATCCATCTCTTGTGGAATATCAGGGGTATATGCCCATATTTGTTCCCCTGTTTTTGCATCAAGTGCAAAAATGTCGTTTGCTCCGGTTGTAATAAACATCATGCCATCTACAACAAGTGGCGTAGCTTCCCCAGAATATTTATCTTCCGCGCCTGACCCTAGACTCGTCACCCACGTCGGCTTTAAATCTCCAATATTTTCAGCTGTAATTTGATTTAGTATGGAGTAACGTCTGTTGTAATAATCTCCTCCATGGAATGCCCACTCTGTTGACGCATACTCCACCTTCTCATTTGGATTTGCTGGACTCTGTGTTTCCTTTCCTTCTAACTTTACTTCCACCGGTTTTTCTTCATCCTTTACTTTCAATACTGCATAAGGATTTATTTCTTCTTCGTCATCTCCAGTGATTCCAATAAAAATAAGCCCGACTAATACAAGGAAAGCAATACAAGAGCTAATAATGATCTTTGGCCAAACAGATGATTCGTGTCTTCGCATCATTTATTCCTCCTTCTTTATCTAACCAGTTGGCAAAATATAATGAGAGATTATAACCTCTATTAAAATATGCTTTTCAAAAGAGAATAATTCTAAGAAGGAAATGTGGTAACAAAAAAACTACCTAAGAAAGTTTTTCTCTTAGATAGTTTCATATTTAACCACGACTGTTGTTTATCCAATTTGCCCCATTAAAATTTCACAAGAAATGCGCAAGGATTCCATCTTGCTCTTGTACGTATTTGGTTGGCTTTGGACGAAATGATCACTAGGGCTAGTGTAGCAAGAGGTGAATGACGAACGACTACCACACGATTATCAAAAAAATGCAGAGGGATGCGACTTTGTCGCATCCCTCTGCATCAAGAAATCTCGATAATGGTGAAGAACTCGTTCAGTTCCAAGCACTCCAAAAGCACCTGTACATAAAGTGCCTAGTGTTTTATCACTAATTGCAATTTACTGGGTACTTTTGGTTAATCAATACATGTGATATCTTACAATTATCTTGTTAAGTCTTCGCACGCTTTATAAATTATTTCGAACAGTTCTTCAATATCACTTTCTTCCACACAAGAAAATGCTACACGAATATCCGTTTTATTGCTTGCAATAACGCCCACTCCGTATTCATCCAATAAATGTAAACGAAGTGTTTCTGCATCTACATGATTTAGTTTCAAGCACATGAAGTAACCTGAGTTAAATGGATAGTAAGTCCAATAAGGAGCAAACTTTTCGTTTTCAAGTACTTGTTTCGTTTTCACTGCACGGCCTTGCATAATTTGGAACTTCTCTTCTTTTTCTTTTAAAAACTCCTCTGATTGTAATGACTCTAGAAGAATCGTTTGAGATATATGAGATCCACTCGAAATAGTTCCTCGAATAATCCCTTTTGTTTTTTGTTCTAGTGCATCTAAAACATCTGGAGTTGCTGCATAAGTGATAAACCCAACGCGTAGTCCCCATACGTAATTTTCTTTCGTTGCTCCGTCGATTTTTACAGGTAAAATGTTCGGATGACTCTCTGCTAATAAACCAAATAATGATTCCTTTATGGAATCTTCATAGAACAAACCGAAATACGCATCATCTAATAACACAACTAGTTTAGTTCCAGAAGCTGCAACATCTTTTAAAACTTGAACAATTGCTTCTGCTTCTTCAATAGAAGGGGTAAAGCCAGTTGGATTGTTCGGGAAGTTTAATAAGACAATTGCTTTTTCTTTTTGTTTTGCAAGCGATTCGCGGAATGCATCTACATGGAAACCACCGTTTTCATTGAACAAAGGAAAGGTTTCTACACGACCGCCTCTTCTAATTTGAAATACTGTATTGTAGTTACCCCAATATTGTTCTGGCGTGATAACTACGTCTCCCGGATTCATAAATAAATCTGCTGCAATACTTAAACCATGTGTTAATGCGCTAGTTACAATTGGCAATCCAATTGATTTATTTTGCATAGAAGGGTTATCAACTAATAATTTTTCTTTCCATATGGAGCGTAATAATTCTTTTCCTTGTGGGGCTGCATATGGGTAAATATCTTTTGGAGCATACCCTAATTTATCTTGTATATGACGGAAATGCATAGGTTCTCCATTTTCCGTTGCGATTCCGATTGTTGCGTTAAAGCGGTGTGCTTTTTTTCCTGCTTCTGCACTTTGACTTAAAATACCTTTAGGATAATATAAATTTTGTCCTAAATCGGATAACATATCGAAGATTGCTGGGTTTTCATTTTTCATTTTTTCATTTAACTGCAAAGCTAAAGTATTCATCTATTGGTACCTCCAGAATATTTGATTTAAAAATATTGTACTCTATTTCACTAAAGTATAATACCTTTTCTCGTTATATATTGAATATTTCACGAGCTAACCACTAATTTTCAATTCAGTTCTAAAATAACGGGACAATGATCACTACCCATTACATGCGCATCAATTGATGCATCCTTCAAAATAGGCGTCATTTTTTGGGACGCAATAAAATAATCAATTCTCCATCCAATATTACGCTCTCTTACTTTACTCATATACGACCACCATGAATAGGCATCTTCTTGATCTGGATAAAAATACCGGAAAGTATCCACAAATCCTTCTGCAAGTAAATCGGTCATTTTCCCACATTCCTCTAATGTAAAACCAGAGTTTCCTTTATTAGACTTAGCATTTTTCAAGTCTATATCTGCATGCGCTACATTTAGATCGCCACACATGATGACTGGCTTAACCGTATCTAGATTTGTTAAATAAGCACGCATCTCGTCTTCCCATTCAAGCCGGTAAGGAAGTCTTGTTAAATCACGTTTAGCATTTGGTGTATATACATTAACTAAGTAAAAGTCCTCGAACTCCAATGTAAGTATTCTACCTTCATCTTCTGTTTCTAAATCACCTACTCCATATTTAACTGTAAGTGGTTTCACTTTTGTAAACACAGCTGTCCCAGAGTAACCTTTTTTCAAAGCATAATTCCAATACTGGTCATACCCATCTAACTGCAAGTCGATTTGACCTTTTTGTAGCTTCGTCTCCTGCACACAAAAAATATCGGCATTCACTTCATTAAAATAATCTAAAAATCCCTTTTGCACACATGCACGCAAGCCGTTCACATTCCATGAAACTAACTTCATCTGTATTCCCTCCCCAAAAATAAAAACCTGATCCAAGGACCAGGCTAACGTTTCTATGTAAAATCTCATTCATTATACTGGTTCTAGAACAAGTATGCAAAAAAGCAAGTTTAAGAGATCTCACCAATTAAATTATAGCTATCCCCCGAACGAATAGAGTAAATAACCCCGTCAGCGATTTCATTGTTAGTTAACCACCTTTGACTATTATTAACTCTTAAAAATCCTAACTGTATCAGGTTATACTGGATATCTTTCGTCGGGTAATATTGTTTTTGGAGATTTTGAGCATTACCTTTACTACCAATTACATGCCAAACTGTAGTCTTTTCCCCTAATAATTCAAATACAGTTGTCAGTGCATTTAACCCATCCGAGTGTACCCAAACAACCGCCTCTGAAAATGGACCATATCTATTTATATTTTGCTGTAGTGATTCCTCCAATTTCGTAGAATCTCGATAATCAACGTAGACTCCTCTAATATTCTCGGGATTTGAACAAGCATTTTTCATTCTGTTCATTTTTTCTTCGTTTCGTGCGACTACTGAAACAATATAATCATTGTCTGCATACCACGTTGTGACCCCAGCCAACATTCCTGAACCACCGATTATACAAATGTGTTTCATTTGGAATTCCCCTTTCTAATATTTTGGTGAACCACTACATTAAGCAGTAGTTCAACCCTTCTTTATTTTTTGATCTGTTAAACGATCATGTTGTTAACGACAAAAATCCGCTAGATTCCTGCGGATTTTCGTCACAAAATATATTCTTCTAAAATACAACACTCTAATTTAACAAAGGGCACTGAAAAAGTGGTATTCTAATAAAATTCCTAATAAATATCCGCTAATTGGATTTAGCACGGCTCTGTTCGCTTTCCGTGGGCGAGCGCATAGCCTCCTCGGGCCAACACGATGTTGGTCATGAAGGCGTTGCCTCAGGATGAGGCGGTACTTAGCCTTCCTTCTTCTTTAACACTTCGTGCGGGGTCTCGGCTGTCTCGCTTTCCCACAGGAATCTCACGCCACCGTGCTAAATCCTATAGTACACAGTATCGTCACTTCAAATATTTATCATAAAAAATTCTGTAATAGAGTTTTTCAGTGCCCTAGTTTAACAGAGCCTATTTTTTCGACATTTTCAATAGAACAAAGATCGCAATGGCCAGTACAAATAATCCAAACAATATAACTAGTGAAATTGCTGCAAATCCAAGTAACCCCATCTTCAACACTCCCTCTATAGCACTTATTTTAAAGCAGTACACCTGGGAGTCAATACATACTAGTTATTCCACTATATTTGAGACTCACGGGGCATTAAACGAAAAAACTATTTAATTCGCTTACACTTCTCACGATATAAGTAGCGTTAGCATCCTGGAGCTCACCCTCTGAACCATATCCATAAGTAACGCCTATAGAAGCAATACCAGTATTATTTGCTCCAATAATATCATGCTTACGGTCCCCAATCATGATAAACTCCTCTTTCTTATAGCCTTTATATGAATCTAATATATATTGTATAATTTCTGTTTTAGCCGATCGACTGCCATCTAAGTTACTTCCCACAACTAGTTCAAAAAACTGGTCAATTTGAAAATACTTTAATATTTCTTCTGCAAAGACAGTCGGCTTGGAAGTAGCAACTACTAGCTTAATAGATTCATTCGTTAAAATTTCCAATAAAGCTGAGATACCTGCATAGATTTCATTTTCAAACATACCTTGATCCT is part of the Psychrobacillus sp. FSL H8-0483 genome and encodes:
- the nadE gene encoding ammonia-dependent NAD(+) synthetase, whose product is MSSKQREIIETLKVKPIIVVEEEIRLSIDFMKAYLKKHPFLKSLVLGISGGQDSTLVGKLAQLTVDELNKEIGEEQYVFIAVSLPYGVQFDEAERQDALHFINPSQRVTINIKESVDASARALAEAGITLSDFAKGNEKARERMKAQYSIAAMHNGVVLGTDHAAEAVTGFYTKYGDGGVDLTPIFRLNKRQGKQLLKQLGCPEHLYLKTPTADLEEDRPALPDEVALGVTYEEIDDYLEGKMVSKEAQEKIEGFYNRSKHKRFMPITVFDDFWK
- a CDS encoding nicotinate phosphoribosyltransferase, translated to MKKIYPDDGLALHTDLYQINMVEAYWADNMHERKAVFELFFRKLPFGNGYGIFAGLERCLDYLRDFHFTESDLDYLQNELGYREDFIAYLKTVRFTGDVYSMVEGELVFPNEAIMRIESTLAEAQLVETALLNIVNYQTLIATKGSRIKQVVKDEVAMEFGSRRAQEMDAAIWGTRAAYIGGIEASSNVRAGKLFGIPVSGTHAHSLVQAYKNEYDAFHSYAKRHKDCVFLVDTYNTLKTGVPTAIKVAKELGDTINFIGIRLDSGDISFLSKEARKMLDEAGFTDAKIIVSNDLDEYTILNLKAQGAKVDSWGIGTKLITGYDQPALGAVYKIVSIENEAGIMEDTIKISSTTEKVTTPGQKKLYRIIDKENGKAEGDYITMHDEDPTHEERLKMFHPVHTFVSKFVTNFEAKDLHVKVIEGGQVIYENPDLPDIRQYAHDNLELLWDEYKRSLNPEEYPVDLSQKCWDNKMRNIQEVKEMEHYFIAQNGGR
- a CDS encoding PQQ-binding-like beta-propeller repeat protein, translating into MMRRHESSVWPKIIISSCIAFLVLVGLIFIGITGDDEEEINPYAVLKVKDEEKPVEVKLEGKETQSPANPNEKVEYASTEWAFHGGDYYNRRYSILNQITAENIGDLKPTWVTSLGSGAEDKYSGEATPLVVDGMMFITTGANDIFALDAKTGEQIWAYTPDIPQEMDTVCCGWTTRGVAVGDGKVYAGLLDARLIALDQKTGELLWETKVAEWEEGYTVTSAPLYYNGKVYTGVSGGEYGIRGRVMAYDSDLGFEVWRFYTIPGPGDVDGDTWPSDNDAWLTGGGPVWNTPAVDPELGYIYFATGNTAPDLDGSNREGDNLYANSVVAVNAENGDYVWHFQEVHHDIWDMDPTNPVILYDVEMDGKMRKGLGQAGKTGWVYLLDRTDGTPLVGIEEKPVPQEERQKTAATQPFPVGDSFVPQTITEEDIANDLGPEFTGEVGSIFTPFWDVPITLKPGPFGGANWPPSAYNPDTEYYYVLGNDHYMSFERNELTEFSEGDAYLGSIFGPVLNSPTRGTVTAIDVKTNKIAWQQKWDALAYSGVLTTAGNLVFVGHNDGRLIAFDAKTGDQVWEYMMDAGANAPSITYEIDGEQYISIYAAGNALAGSKHGDKVYTFKLGGTLPEGKVIDGSAKSKVNELTEEKATEGETVSSAAVGLEIFNNSCIACHGDQGANGHNGPNLQNSKIAESKEDVLERITNGKSTMPSFKDTLTPEEMEAVADYVVTVISPQGK
- a CDS encoding aminotransferase class I/II-fold pyridoxal phosphate-dependent enzyme, with protein sequence MNTLALQLNEKMKNENPAIFDMLSDLGQNLYYPKGILSQSAEAGKKAHRFNATIGIATENGEPMHFRHIQDKLGYAPKDIYPYAAPQGKELLRSIWKEKLLVDNPSMQNKSIGLPIVTSALTHGLSIAADLFMNPGDVVITPEQYWGNYNTVFQIRRGGRVETFPLFNENGGFHVDAFRESLAKQKEKAIVLLNFPNNPTGFTPSIEEAEAIVQVLKDVAASGTKLVVLLDDAYFGLFYEDSIKESLFGLLAESHPNILPVKIDGATKENYVWGLRVGFITYAATPDVLDALEQKTKGIIRGTISSGSHISQTILLESLQSEEFLKEKEEKFQIMQGRAVKTKQVLENEKFAPYWTYYPFNSGYFMCLKLNHVDAETLRLHLLDEYGVGVIASNKTDIRVAFSCVEESDIEELFEIIYKACEDLTR
- a CDS encoding exodeoxyribonuclease III, with the protein product MKLVSWNVNGLRACVQKGFLDYFNEVNADIFCVQETKLQKGQIDLQLDGYDQYWNYALKKGYSGTAVFTKVKPLTVKYGVGDLETEDEGRILTLEFEDFYLVNVYTPNAKRDLTRLPYRLEWEDEMRAYLTNLDTVKPVIMCGDLNVAHADIDLKNAKSNKGNSGFTLEECGKMTDLLAEGFVDTFRYFYPDQEDAYSWWSYMSKVRERNIGWRIDYFIASQKMTPILKDASIDAHVMGSDHCPVILELN
- a CDS encoding HAD family hydrolase yields the protein MSTYKVILFDLDGTLSDPKVGITKSVQYALGKMGIIEPDIDKLDCFIGPPLQVSFAEYYDLDDVNSHQAIEYYRERFKDQGMFENEIYAGISALLEILTNESIKLVVATSKPTVFAEEILKYFQIDQFFELVVGSNLDGSRSAKTEIIQYILDSYKGYKKEEFIMIGDRKHDIIGANNTGIASIGVTYGYGSEGELQDANATYIVRSVSELNSFFV